In Lepidochelys kempii isolate rLepKem1 chromosome 10, rLepKem1.hap2, whole genome shotgun sequence, a single window of DNA contains:
- the LOC140917925 gene encoding zona pellucida sperm-binding protein 3-like gives MGYRGSLGFALLCWVVSGVTCYNPWDFSRIDSAVWRPTPRAEPPQRQAHVPSLAQPSPWARVDASQLRAVSLLQPVTVQCEEAQMVITVHRDLFGTGRLIKAADLSLGQATCRYTSLNAAENTVTFAAGLHECGSTLQMTPDSLVYSTSLNYNPTPASNPVILRTNPAVIPIECHYPRKDNVSSKAIKPTWVPFSSTLSAEERLDFSLHLMNDDWSAERPSNGFQLGEVMHIQADVSTGNHVALRLFVDSCVATLSPDRDSSPRYAVIDFNGCLVDGRSDDTTSAFISPRPRQDSLQFMVDVFRFAGDARNLIYITCHLKVTAAEQAPDALNKACSFNKAGNIWSPVEGIRDICRCCETGNCAFLGGQSGRGSPLDRWSGRRFQRDVASRHGEPLVREAEADVVVGPMIILDTDQGSRDLSVAQMEAEKAASEGFSSTAGLISVAAAIALAFITLGILVYRRCSHSSA, from the exons ATGGGGTACAGAGGTAGCCTGGGCTTTGCTCTTCTGTGCTGGGTGGTCAGTGGGGTGACCTGTTACAATCCCTGGGATTTCTCTAGGATTGACTCAGCCGTCTGGAGACCCACCCCCAGAGCTGAGCCCCCTCAACGACAAGCCCATGTGCCTTCTCTTGCCCAGCCCTCCCCCTGGGCTCGGGTTGATGCTTCCCAGCTCAGGGCTgtgtccctgctgcagcctgtcaCAGTGCAGTGTGAGGAGGCTCAGATGGTGATCACTGTGCACAGGGATCTGTTTGGCACGGGGAGACTGATCAAAGCTGCTGACCTGAGCCTTGGCCAGGCCACCTGCAGGTACACATCCCTTAATGCTGCAGAGAACACTGTGACCTTTGCAGCTGGGCTCCATGAATGTGGCAGCACCTTGCAG atgacCCCAGACTCCCTGGTTTACAGCACAAGCCTGAACTAtaaccccacccctgccagcaaCCCAGTGATCCTGAGAACCAATCCAGCTGTGATTCCCATTGAGTGTCACTACCCCAG GAAGGACAATGTGAGCAGTAAAGCCATCAAGCCAACATGGGTTCCCTTCAGCTCCACCCTGTCTGCTGAGGAGAGGCTGGATTTCTCCCTGCACCTGATGAATG ATGACTGGAGTGCTGAGAGACCCTCCAATGGATTCCAGCTGGGGGAGGTCATGCATATCCAAGCTGATGTCAGCACTGGGAACCATGTGGCTTTGAGGCTCTTTGTGGACAGCTGTGTGGCCACCCTGAGCCCAGACAGGGACTCCTCTCCCCGCTatgctgtcattgacttcaatgg GTGCCTGGTGGATGGGAGATCAGATGACACCACCTCGGCCTTCATATCCCCCAGGCCCAGGCAGGACTCACTGCAGTTCATGGTGGATGTGTTCAGGTTTGCAGGAGATGCCAGGAACTTG ATCTACATCACCTGTCATCTGAAAGTCACTGCAGCTGAGCAAGCCCCAGATGCCTTGAACAAGGCTTGTTCCTTCAACAAAGCAGGCAACAT CTGGTCTCCAGTGGAAGGCATCCGAGACATCTGCAGGTGCTGTGAGACTGGGAACTGCGCATTCCTTGGAGGACAGTCTGGGAGAGGCAGCCCTCTGGACAGATGGTCAGGGAGGCGCTTCCAGAGAGATGTGGCCTCCAGGCATG GTGAGCCCTTGGTGAGGGAAGCTGAGGCTGATGTTGTGGTAGGACCCATGATCATCTTGGATACTGATCAAGGATCAAGGGATCTCTCAGTTGCTCAAATGGAAGCAGAGAAGGCAGCATCAGAGG GATTCTCTTCTACAGCTGGTCTGATCTCAGTGGCAGCTGCCATTGCACTGGCCTTTATTACTCTGGGGATACTCGTATACAGAAGATGCAGCCATTCCAGTGCCTGA